A single genomic interval of Mycobacterium sp. DL592 harbors:
- a CDS encoding YchJ family protein produces the protein MNPTDACPCGSGAAFGSCCLPLHRGETQAQTAEALMRARYSAYAVGDLDYVWQTWHPRTRPATLTPEGGLTWTGLQILGTAAGRAQDQTGEVEFRAHYRSGGRTGVLHERSRFSVRARRWFYVDGDLFD, from the coding sequence ATGAACCCGACCGACGCCTGCCCCTGCGGGTCCGGTGCCGCGTTCGGCAGCTGCTGTCTGCCGCTGCACCGAGGTGAGACGCAGGCGCAGACCGCCGAAGCGCTGATGCGGGCCCGATACAGCGCCTACGCCGTCGGCGATCTCGACTACGTCTGGCAGACCTGGCATCCGCGGACCCGGCCCGCCACGCTGACACCCGAGGGTGGTCTGACCTGGACCGGGCTGCAGATCCTCGGCACCGCCGCCGGGAGGGCGCAGGATCAGACCGGTGAGGTCGAGTTCCGGGCCCACTACCGCAGCGGCGGCCGCACCGGAGTGCTGCACGAGCGTTCCCGGTTCAGCGTGCGCGCCCGTCGCTGGTTCTACGTCGACGGAGATCTCTTCGACTGA
- a CDS encoding cytochrome P450, producing the protein MPADLLKPPPRAVASVARASVSDLWRPVATGAYRDIRRPRPRMAESAMPRTTFDPTLPANIVNPYPALERIRRHPVVVNERLGVWMLGRYADVHAAARNSEVLSSRDGIMLRSFAASAVLLADPPDHTRLRHIAAPVFTKRAVNTLTSDIERLAGESISALRDGKAVDLVATLTVPMPINVIATILGIPREQWPGFRTVSEQIVQAFAPRTLPEVARMVAGMLASYVQLRSFINLEMTRRATQPAEDLLTRLQVARAAGELTDNEAFFYATILLVAGNETTTNLLGMLLMRMAQDPNLFDELKADRGLVPAAVEETARWGSPVQWVTRVATRPYEVGGTVIPAGGKVVLFYASANRDRDKFGDPDRLDIHRDTTGHLAFGHGLHFCLGAHLARLETVTAVNHLLDEIDGLELAGPVRWGTSPSLQGPASLPVRIRRS; encoded by the coding sequence ATGCCTGCTGATCTGCTCAAGCCGCCGCCGCGGGCGGTGGCCTCGGTCGCCCGCGCGTCGGTGTCGGACCTGTGGCGCCCGGTGGCCACCGGCGCCTACCGGGACATCCGCCGACCGCGACCGCGAATGGCTGAGTCTGCCATGCCGCGTACCACTTTCGACCCCACACTGCCGGCCAATATCGTCAACCCCTACCCGGCGCTCGAGCGGATCCGCCGGCATCCGGTCGTGGTCAACGAGCGCCTCGGGGTGTGGATGCTGGGCCGCTACGCCGACGTCCACGCCGCCGCCCGCAACAGCGAGGTGCTCTCCTCGCGCGACGGGATCATGCTGCGCAGCTTCGCCGCGAGTGCGGTGCTGCTGGCCGACCCGCCCGATCACACCCGGCTGCGCCACATCGCCGCGCCGGTGTTCACCAAACGTGCCGTGAACACCCTGACGTCGGACATCGAGCGCCTGGCTGGCGAGTCGATCTCGGCGCTTCGCGACGGCAAGGCCGTCGACCTGGTCGCCACCCTGACTGTGCCGATGCCGATCAACGTCATCGCCACGATCCTGGGCATCCCTCGTGAGCAGTGGCCAGGATTTCGCACGGTGTCCGAACAGATCGTGCAGGCGTTCGCGCCGCGGACGCTGCCCGAAGTGGCCCGGATGGTCGCGGGCATGCTGGCGTCCTACGTCCAGCTGCGCAGCTTCATCAACCTCGAGATGACCAGGCGCGCAACGCAACCGGCCGAGGACCTGCTGACCCGGCTGCAGGTGGCTCGGGCCGCCGGCGAACTCACCGACAACGAGGCGTTCTTCTACGCGACCATCCTGCTGGTGGCCGGCAACGAGACGACGACGAACCTGCTGGGCATGCTGCTGATGCGAATGGCCCAGGACCCCAACCTGTTCGACGAGTTGAAGGCCGACAGGGGCCTGGTGCCCGCAGCGGTCGAGGAGACCGCACGCTGGGGCTCGCCGGTGCAGTGGGTGACCCGGGTCGCCACTCGGCCCTACGAGGTCGGCGGGACGGTGATCCCCGCCGGCGGCAAGGTGGTGCTGTTCTACGCATCGGCCAACCGCGACCGGGACAAGTTCGGCGATCCCGACCGTCTCGACATTCACCGCGACACCACCGGGCACCTGGCGTTCGGGCACGGCCTGCACTTCTGCCTCGGCGCACACCTGGCCCGGCTCGAGACCGTCACCGCCGTCAATCATCTGCTGGACGAGATCGACGGGCTGGAGCTGGCGGGGCCGGTGCGGTGGGGGACCTCGCCGTCACTGCAGGGCCCGGCCTCCCTGCCGGTGCGGATTCGCCGATCGTGA
- a CDS encoding SRPBCC domain-containing protein → MPVTDVQHDLDSLTLTITADFAAPVQRIWQVYADPRQLEKVWGPPDYPATVVDHDLKTGGRMTYFMTGPDGDKHAGYWEITAVDEPRSFAFTDGFADQDFNPDPTMPTSHSVFTFTEHNGGTRATYVSTYPSAEALQTVLDMGVIEGATGAINQIDGLVGSGS, encoded by the coding sequence ATGCCCGTGACCGATGTACAGCACGATCTCGACAGCCTGACCCTGACCATCACCGCCGATTTCGCCGCGCCGGTGCAGCGGATCTGGCAGGTCTACGCCGACCCGCGTCAGCTGGAGAAGGTCTGGGGCCCGCCGGACTATCCGGCGACCGTCGTCGACCACGACCTGAAGACCGGCGGCCGGATGACGTACTTCATGACCGGACCCGACGGCGACAAGCACGCCGGCTACTGGGAGATCACCGCCGTCGACGAACCCAGGAGCTTCGCCTTCACCGACGGCTTCGCCGACCAGGACTTCAATCCCGACCCCACCATGCCGACCTCGCACAGCGTGTTCACCTTCACCGAGCACAACGGCGGCACCAGGGCCACCTACGTAAGCACCTACCCGTCGGCCGAGGCGCTGCAGACCGTGCTCGACATGGGCGTCATCGAGGGCGCCACCGGTGCGATCAACCAGATCGACGGCCTGGTCGGCTCCGGCAGCTGA
- the mntR gene encoding manganese-binding transcriptional regulator MntR, whose product MSPDENPNSGVRDLTMVAQDYLKIIWTAQEWSHEKVSTKLLAERLGVSASTASESIRKLADQGLVHHEKYGAVTLTDRGRHAALAVVRRHRLLETFLMRELGYGWDEVHDEAEILEHAVSDMMLDRIDAKLGYPTRDPHGDPIPAADGQVPTPPARQLSACSNGDVATVARISDADPEMLRYFDAVGINLDSRLEVLARRDFAGMISVSVQAADGALNTVELGSPAAQAIWVVGG is encoded by the coding sequence GTGAGTCCTGACGAGAACCCCAACAGCGGGGTACGCGACCTGACGATGGTTGCCCAGGACTACCTCAAGATCATCTGGACCGCCCAGGAGTGGTCGCACGAGAAGGTCAGCACCAAACTGCTCGCCGAGCGTCTCGGCGTGTCGGCCAGCACGGCCTCGGAGTCCATCCGCAAGCTCGCCGACCAAGGTCTGGTGCACCACGAGAAGTACGGCGCGGTCACCCTCACCGACCGCGGCCGCCACGCGGCACTGGCGGTGGTACGCCGGCATCGCCTGCTCGAGACATTCCTGATGCGCGAGCTGGGCTACGGCTGGGACGAGGTGCACGACGAGGCCGAGATCCTCGAGCACGCGGTCAGCGACATGATGCTCGACCGGATCGACGCCAAGCTGGGCTATCCCACCCGCGACCCGCACGGTGACCCGATCCCGGCGGCCGACGGCCAGGTACCCACCCCGCCGGCGCGGCAGCTGTCGGCCTGCTCGAACGGCGACGTCGCCACGGTGGCCCGGATTTCCGACGCCGACCCCGAGATGCTGCGCTACTTCGACGCGGTCGGGATCAATCTGGACTCGCGCCTGGAGGTCCTGGCCCGGCGCGACTTCGCCGGCATGATCTCGGTGTCGGTGCAGGCCGCCGACGGCGCGCTGAACACTGTCGAACTGGGAAGCCCTGCCGCCCAAGCGATCTGGGTTGTCGGCGGGTAA
- a CDS encoding pitrilysin family protein gives MPQPPAANALRRGRRVPDAPAAVRRTVLGGGLRVVTEYIPSVRSASVGVWVNVGSRDEGPTVAGAAHFLEHLLFKATPTRTAVDIAQSVDAVGGELNAFTAKEHTCYYAHVLDEDLELAIDLVADVVLNGRCAAGDVELERDVVLEEIAMRDDDPEDALGDVFLSAMFGDHPVGRPVIGSVESVSSMTRSQLHSFHVRRYIPERMVVAVAGNVNHDEVVKLVREYFGPKLIRGRKPRPPRTGNTRLTGRPGLVLINRDAEQTHMSLGVRVPGRHWRHRWALSVLNTALGGGLSSRLFQEIRESRGLAYSVYSTIDTFCDSGALSVYAGCLPERFNEVVRLTTEVLNSVARDGLTESELRIAKGSIRGGMVLGLEDSASRMNRLGRSELNYGGYRSVTSTLDHINAVTLDEVNAVAREVLSNPFGAAVLGPVRSKRSLPQPLRRIAG, from the coding sequence ATGCCGCAACCGCCAGCAGCTAACGCCTTACGCCGCGGCCGGCGCGTCCCTGACGCGCCGGCCGCGGTGCGGCGCACCGTCCTTGGCGGTGGTCTGCGCGTTGTCACCGAATACATCCCGTCGGTGCGCTCGGCATCGGTCGGGGTCTGGGTCAACGTGGGTTCGCGTGACGAAGGCCCCACCGTGGCCGGTGCCGCGCACTTCCTCGAGCATCTGCTGTTCAAGGCGACCCCGACGCGCACCGCGGTGGATATCGCACAGTCCGTCGACGCCGTCGGCGGTGAGCTGAACGCGTTCACGGCCAAAGAACACACCTGCTACTACGCGCACGTCCTCGACGAGGACCTCGAACTGGCCATCGACCTGGTCGCCGATGTGGTGCTCAACGGGCGCTGCGCCGCCGGGGACGTCGAACTCGAACGTGACGTGGTGCTCGAAGAGATCGCCATGCGCGACGACGATCCCGAGGACGCTCTCGGAGACGTCTTCCTGTCGGCCATGTTCGGCGACCACCCGGTCGGGCGTCCGGTGATCGGCAGCGTCGAGTCGGTGTCGTCGATGACCCGATCACAACTGCACTCGTTCCACGTCCGCCGCTACATCCCGGAGCGGATGGTGGTGGCTGTCGCAGGCAACGTCAACCACGACGAGGTCGTGAAGCTGGTTCGGGAGTACTTCGGCCCCAAGCTGATTCGCGGCCGCAAGCCACGGCCGCCGCGTACCGGAAACACCCGGCTCACCGGCCGGCCCGGTTTGGTGCTGATCAACCGCGACGCCGAGCAGACCCACATGTCGCTCGGAGTCCGGGTGCCCGGTCGGCACTGGCGACACCGCTGGGCACTGTCGGTGCTCAACACCGCTCTCGGCGGAGGCCTGAGTTCGCGGCTGTTCCAGGAGATCCGGGAGAGTCGCGGGCTGGCCTACTCGGTGTACTCGACCATCGACACCTTCTGTGACAGCGGTGCACTGTCGGTGTATGCGGGCTGCCTGCCCGAGCGTTTCAACGAGGTGGTGCGGTTGACCACCGAGGTTCTCAACAGCGTGGCCCGCGACGGTCTCACCGAGTCGGAGCTTCGCATCGCCAAGGGCTCGATCCGCGGCGGAATGGTGCTGGGCCTGGAGGATTCCGCATCGCGGATGAACCGGCTGGGCCGCAGCGAACTGAACTACGGCGGATACCGCAGCGTCACCAGCACCCTCGACCACATCAACGCCGTCACCCTCGATGAGGTCAACGCCGTCGCCCGCGAGGTGCTGTCCAACCCGTTCGGCGCCGCGGTGCTCGGACCGGTGCGCTCCAAACGATCACTGCCACAACCTCTTCGGCGGATCGCGGGCTAG
- the rpsO gene encoding 30S ribosomal protein S15 yields the protein MALTAEQKKEILGSYGLHETDTGSPEAQVALLTKRISDLTEHLKQHKHDHHSRRGLLLLVGRRRRLLKYVADVDVARYRSLIERLGLRR from the coding sequence GTGGCGTTGACTGCCGAACAGAAGAAGGAAATCCTGGGCTCCTACGGCCTGCATGAGACCGACACCGGCTCGCCGGAGGCCCAGGTCGCACTGCTGACCAAGCGGATTTCCGACCTCACCGAGCACCTCAAGCAGCACAAGCACGACCACCACTCGCGGCGCGGTCTGCTGCTGCTGGTCGGCCGTCGCCGCCGGCTGCTCAAGTACGTTGCCGATGTCGATGTGGCGCGCTACCGCTCGCTGATCGAACGGCTGGGTCTGCGCCGCTGA
- a CDS encoding AraC family transcriptional regulator — protein sequence MVAISGLDVARPSTTGRHVIEAAAEHGLDAATCLHGTGLSPEDLLDPTGEISPTQEITIIRNVIARLGNRPGLGMEAGSRYSLADTGILGYALMSSPTFGDAVDVAWRYSALSASYLSLAAPEFVGSEAVVAIDDTQIPFDVRQFLIERDFGMVVRVIPMLIGSNQPPMTFRVELANLTLPIDGIEIDNVTIRVEKASRNALVFPADLIHQPMPAADPQTAAICIRECEQLLDRRRTRRGIAAAVRTRIIANSAQIPSMADVAAELCITERTLHRKLTAEGTSFRALLDEVRVTLAAELLDSGFTVEETARRLGYSETSAFTRAHIRWTGQPPSRRKT from the coding sequence ATGGTGGCCATTTCCGGACTCGACGTCGCCCGGCCGTCAACGACGGGCCGACATGTCATCGAGGCTGCTGCCGAGCACGGGCTCGACGCCGCGACATGCCTGCACGGCACCGGGCTATCGCCCGAGGACCTCCTCGATCCCACCGGGGAGATCAGTCCGACGCAGGAAATCACCATCATCCGAAATGTCATCGCGCGGTTGGGAAACCGGCCCGGGCTCGGGATGGAAGCCGGATCGCGCTACAGCCTGGCCGATACCGGCATCCTCGGCTATGCGCTGATGTCGAGCCCGACGTTCGGCGACGCCGTCGACGTCGCCTGGCGCTACAGCGCGCTGTCGGCCTCCTATCTCAGCCTCGCAGCACCCGAGTTCGTCGGATCCGAAGCCGTGGTGGCCATCGACGACACCCAGATTCCCTTCGACGTACGGCAATTCCTGATCGAGCGGGACTTCGGCATGGTGGTGCGGGTGATCCCGATGTTGATCGGCTCGAATCAACCGCCGATGACGTTCCGCGTCGAACTGGCCAACCTGACCCTGCCCATCGACGGCATCGAGATCGACAACGTGACGATCCGGGTCGAGAAGGCCTCACGCAACGCCCTGGTGTTCCCCGCCGACCTGATCCACCAGCCGATGCCCGCGGCCGACCCGCAGACCGCGGCGATCTGTATCCGCGAGTGCGAGCAACTGCTCGACCGGCGCCGCACCCGTCGCGGCATCGCCGCGGCCGTGCGAACGCGCATCATCGCGAACTCCGCGCAGATCCCATCGATGGCCGACGTCGCCGCCGAACTGTGCATCACCGAACGGACGTTGCACCGCAAGCTGACCGCCGAGGGGACCAGCTTTCGGGCGCTGCTCGACGAAGTGCGGGTGACGTTGGCCGCCGAGCTGCTGGACTCAGGCTTCACCGTGGAGGAAACCGCACGACGGCTGGGCTATTCGGAGACCTCCGCTTTCACCCGGGCGCACATCCGCTGGACGGGTCAGCCGCCCAGCAGACGCAAGACCTAG
- the bla gene encoding class A beta-lactamase, which translates to MLLTRRHLLIGAAALTAAAACGRTDYTPPRLSDPAEPLPPLNERIGMLESRHNAVVGLYGENLDAKQTVAHREGDMFAVCSTFKAYLAARILQKAQHGELRMMDTLRVDPAAVLPNSPISGPKAGSSLPLDELCQAVLQRSDNTAANMLLTVIGGPQAITAFARSIGDDRTRLDRWETELNSALPGDPRDTSTPRTLGGGFRAILTGDVLDPAHRRQLEDWMRGNVTSSMRAGLQPGWTSADKTGSGDYASTNDIGIVFGPNGERILLAVMTRTRSDNPNAEPLRQLIAEVTTAALPTLRGQG; encoded by the coding sequence GTGTTGCTCACCCGTCGTCACCTGCTCATCGGCGCAGCGGCACTGACCGCGGCCGCAGCATGCGGGCGAACGGACTACACGCCGCCGCGCTTGAGCGACCCCGCAGAGCCGCTGCCGCCGCTGAACGAGCGCATCGGCATGCTGGAGAGCCGGCACAACGCGGTCGTTGGGCTCTACGGCGAGAACCTCGACGCGAAGCAGACGGTGGCACATCGGGAGGGCGACATGTTCGCCGTGTGCTCGACCTTCAAGGCCTACCTCGCCGCGCGGATACTGCAGAAGGCCCAGCACGGCGAACTACGGATGATGGACACGCTACGGGTGGATCCCGCTGCAGTGCTTCCCAATTCGCCGATATCCGGACCGAAGGCGGGCAGTAGCCTGCCGCTGGACGAGTTGTGTCAGGCCGTTCTGCAGCGCAGCGACAACACCGCGGCCAACATGCTGCTGACGGTGATCGGCGGACCGCAGGCGATCACCGCGTTCGCTCGCTCCATCGGCGACGACCGCACCCGGCTGGACCGCTGGGAGACCGAGCTGAACTCGGCGCTGCCCGGCGACCCGCGGGACACCAGCACACCGCGCACACTCGGCGGCGGATTCCGGGCGATCCTCACCGGTGACGTGCTCGACCCGGCGCATCGCCGGCAGTTGGAGGACTGGATGCGCGGCAACGTCACCTCCAGCATGCGGGCCGGACTGCAACCGGGCTGGACGTCGGCCGACAAGACCGGCAGCGGCGACTACGCCAGTACCAACGACATCGGAATCGTGTTCGGGCCCAACGGCGAACGTATCTTGCTGGCCGTCATGACGCGCACTCGATCCGACAATCCGAACGCCGAGCCGTTGCGGCAGCTCATCGCGGAAGTGACGACGGCGGCCCTGCCGACCCTGCGCGGCCAGGGATAG
- a CDS encoding bifunctional riboflavin kinase/FAD synthetase: MERWRGQEEIPSDWGRCVLTIGVFDGVHRGHVELIAQAVKSGRERGVPTVLMTFDPHPMEVVFPGSHPAQLTTLARRAELVEELGIDVFLVMPFTTDFMKLTPERYVHELLVERLHVVEVLVGENFTFGKKAAGNVAALRKAGERFGFAVEGMSLVAEHHKSETVTFSSTYIRSCVDAGDVVAAAEALGRPHRVEGVVVRGDGRGRGLGYPTANVAPPMYSAIPADGVYAAWFTVLGHGPITGSVIPGERYQSAVSVGTNPTFSGRTRTVEAFVLDSEADLYGQHVAVDFVSRLRGQLRFDSVQDLVVAMGKDTDKARQILSSS; encoded by the coding sequence GTGGAGAGGTGGCGGGGTCAGGAAGAGATCCCCTCGGACTGGGGCCGGTGCGTACTGACCATCGGCGTGTTCGACGGCGTGCACCGCGGGCATGTCGAACTGATCGCCCAGGCAGTCAAGTCGGGTCGTGAACGCGGCGTGCCGACGGTGCTGATGACCTTCGACCCCCACCCGATGGAAGTCGTCTTCCCGGGCAGCCATCCCGCCCAGCTGACCACGCTGGCCCGCCGTGCCGAACTCGTCGAGGAACTGGGCATCGACGTCTTCCTCGTCATGCCGTTCACCACCGACTTCATGAAGCTGACCCCGGAGCGCTACGTCCACGAACTCCTCGTGGAACGGCTGCACGTGGTCGAGGTGCTGGTAGGGGAGAACTTCACCTTCGGCAAGAAGGCGGCCGGCAACGTGGCGGCCCTGCGTAAGGCCGGAGAACGCTTCGGCTTCGCCGTCGAGGGCATGTCCCTGGTCGCCGAGCACCACAAGAGCGAGACCGTCACCTTCTCGTCGACCTACATCCGTTCCTGCGTCGACGCCGGTGACGTGGTCGCCGCGGCCGAGGCGCTGGGCCGCCCGCACCGGGTCGAAGGTGTGGTCGTGCGCGGCGACGGCCGTGGCCGGGGCCTGGGCTACCCGACCGCCAACGTGGCGCCCCCGATGTACTCGGCGATCCCGGCCGACGGCGTCTACGCCGCCTGGTTCACCGTCCTGGGCCACGGGCCCATCACCGGTTCGGTGATCCCGGGTGAGCGCTACCAGTCGGCGGTGTCGGTGGGCACCAACCCGACGTTCTCCGGTCGCACCCGCACCGTCGAGGCGTTCGTCCTCGATTCCGAGGCCGACTTGTACGGCCAGCATGTGGCCGTCGACTTCGTCAGCCGCTTGCGCGGCCAGCTGCGGTTCGACTCGGTACAGGATCTGGTCGTGGCGATGGGCAAGGACACCGACAAGGCCCGCCAGATCCTGTCCTCGTCGTAA
- a CDS encoding polyribonucleotide nucleotidyltransferase, producing the protein MSVAEIDEGVFESTAVIDNGSFGTRTIRFESGRLAQQAAGSVVAYLDDETMLLSATTASKSPKEHFDFFPLTIDVEERMYAAGRIPGSFFRREGRPSTDAILTCRLIDRPLRPSFVSGLRNEIQVVVTILSLDPKDLYDVLAINAASASTQISGLPFSGPVGGVRVALIDGQWVAFPTVEQLEGAVFDMVVAGRVVKDGDVAIMMVEAEATENVIELIAGGATAPSEAVVAEGLEAAKPFIAALCAAQSELASRAAKETADYPVFPDYAEDVYTAVEHVASEPLSQALTIAGKHERDDRTDEIKNEVLGELGETFVGREKEIGAAFRSLTKKLVRQRILTDHFRIDGRGITDIRALSAEVAVIPRAHGSALFERGETQIMGVTTLDMVKMAQQIDSLGPETSKRYMHHYNFPPYSTGETGRVGSPKRREIGHGALAERALMPVLPSVEEFPYAIRQVSEALGSNGSTSMGSVCASTLALLNAGVPLKAPVAGIAMGLVSDEVDGETRYVALTDILGAEDAFGDMDFKVAGTKDFVTALQLDTKLDGIPSQVLAGALSQAKDARLTILEVMAEAIDAPDEMSPYAPRVTAIKIPVDKIGEVIGPKGKMINSITEQTGASISIEDDGTVFVGATDGPSAQAAIDMINAIANPQLPKVGERFLGTVVKTTDFGAFVSLLPGRDGLVHISKLGRGRRINKVEDVVKLGDKLRVEIADIDNRGKISLILVDEEGAAAPDDAPAPVDADAATASS; encoded by the coding sequence ATGTCTGTAGCTGAAATCGACGAAGGCGTGTTCGAATCGACCGCCGTCATTGACAACGGGAGCTTCGGCACCCGCACCATCCGCTTCGAGTCCGGTCGGCTGGCCCAGCAGGCCGCCGGTTCGGTCGTCGCCTACCTGGACGACGAAACCATGCTCCTGTCGGCGACCACCGCCAGCAAGAGCCCGAAGGAGCACTTCGACTTCTTCCCCTTGACGATCGACGTCGAGGAGCGCATGTATGCCGCCGGGCGTATCCCCGGCTCGTTCTTCCGCCGGGAGGGCCGCCCGTCCACCGACGCGATCCTGACCTGCCGGCTCATCGACCGGCCGCTGCGCCCGTCGTTCGTCTCGGGCCTGCGCAACGAGATCCAGGTCGTCGTGACGATCCTGAGCCTTGATCCCAAGGACCTCTACGACGTGCTGGCGATCAACGCCGCGTCGGCTTCCACCCAGATTTCCGGCCTGCCGTTCTCCGGCCCGGTCGGTGGCGTGCGCGTCGCGCTGATCGACGGCCAGTGGGTGGCGTTCCCGACTGTCGAGCAGCTCGAAGGCGCGGTGTTCGACATGGTCGTCGCCGGCCGCGTGGTCAAGGACGGCGACGTCGCGATCATGATGGTCGAGGCTGAAGCCACCGAGAACGTCATCGAGCTCATAGCCGGCGGTGCCACGGCACCGAGTGAGGCCGTCGTGGCCGAGGGCCTGGAGGCCGCCAAGCCGTTCATCGCCGCGCTGTGCGCCGCGCAGAGCGAGCTGGCCAGCCGGGCCGCCAAGGAGACCGCCGACTACCCGGTGTTCCCCGACTACGCCGAGGACGTCTATACCGCCGTCGAGCACGTGGCCTCCGAGCCGCTGTCGCAGGCGCTGACCATCGCCGGCAAGCACGAGCGTGACGACCGCACCGACGAGATCAAGAACGAGGTGCTCGGCGAGCTCGGCGAGACCTTCGTCGGGCGTGAGAAGGAGATCGGCGCCGCGTTCCGCTCGCTGACCAAAAAGCTTGTGCGCCAGCGCATCCTGACCGACCACTTCCGCATCGACGGCCGCGGCATCACCGATATCCGCGCGCTGTCCGCCGAGGTCGCGGTGATCCCCCGGGCGCATGGCAGCGCACTGTTCGAGCGTGGCGAGACCCAGATCATGGGCGTCACCACCCTCGACATGGTCAAGATGGCCCAGCAGATCGACTCGCTGGGGCCGGAAACCTCCAAGCGCTACATGCACCACTACAACTTCCCGCCGTATTCGACCGGTGAGACCGGTCGGGTCGGTTCGCCCAAGCGCCGCGAAATCGGCCACGGTGCGCTGGCCGAGCGGGCCCTGATGCCGGTGCTGCCCAGCGTCGAGGAGTTCCCGTACGCCATCCGGCAGGTCTCGGAGGCGTTGGGCTCCAACGGTTCGACGTCGATGGGCTCGGTCTGTGCCTCGACCCTGGCGCTGCTGAACGCCGGTGTGCCGCTCAAGGCCCCGGTCGCCGGTATCGCGATGGGTCTGGTCTCCGACGAAGTCGATGGCGAAACCCGCTACGTGGCGCTGACCGACATCCTCGGTGCCGAGGATGCCTTCGGCGACATGGACTTCAAGGTCGCAGGCACCAAGGACTTCGTCACCGCGCTGCAGCTGGACACCAAGCTCGACGGCATTCCGTCGCAGGTGCTGGCCGGGGCGCTGTCGCAGGCCAAGGACGCGCGTCTGACCATCCTCGAGGTGATGGCCGAGGCCATCGACGCCCCCGACGAGATGAGCCCGTACGCGCCGCGGGTCACCGCGATCAAGATCCCGGTCGACAAGATCGGCGAGGTCATCGGGCCCAAGGGCAAGATGATCAACTCGATCACCGAGCAGACCGGCGCCTCGATCTCCATCGAGGACGACGGCACGGTGTTCGTGGGCGCCACCGACGGCCCGTCGGCACAGGCGGCGATCGACATGATCAACGCCATCGCCAACCCACAGCTGCCCAAGGTCGGTGAGCGGTTCCTCGGGACCGTGGTCAAGACCACTGACTTCGGTGCCTTCGTGTCGCTGCTGCCCGGCCGCGACGGCCTGGTGCACATCTCGAAGCTGGGCCGCGGCAGGCGGATCAACAAGGTCGAGGATGTGGTCAAGCTCGGCGACAAGCTCCGGGTGGAGATCGCCGACATCGACAACCGCGGCAAGATCTCGCTGATCCTGGTCGACGAAGAGGGGGCTGCTGCTCCCGACGATGCACCGGCTCCTGTTGATGCCGATGCCGCAACCGCCAGCAGCTAA
- a CDS encoding helix-turn-helix transcriptional regulator: MIVDEEDRADALFHALSDRTRRDIMRRALAGEHSVSALALKYEMSFAAVQKHVAVLEKAGLLTKRRSGREQLASGDVTAVRSVASMLGELEQIWRGRVARIDDLISADETQEDETPCP, translated from the coding sequence GTGATCGTGGACGAGGAAGACCGGGCCGACGCCCTGTTCCATGCGCTGTCCGACCGCACGCGGCGAGACATCATGCGTCGCGCCCTGGCCGGGGAGCACTCGGTGTCCGCGCTCGCACTGAAATACGAGATGAGCTTCGCGGCGGTGCAAAAACACGTCGCCGTGCTGGAGAAGGCAGGTCTGCTCACCAAGCGGCGCAGCGGTCGTGAGCAACTGGCCAGTGGCGACGTGACGGCCGTGCGGTCGGTGGCGTCGATGCTCGGTGAGTTGGAGCAGATCTGGCGGGGCCGGGTCGCGCGCATCGACGACCTCATCTCAGCCGACGAAACCCAGGAGGACGAAACGCCATGCCCGTGA